The proteins below are encoded in one region of Planctopirus limnophila DSM 3776:
- a CDS encoding Gfo/Idh/MocA family protein translates to MIRIGILGIGFMGWTHFAGATKIREDGTLAGSRLKGGSVTAICTRSAEKLAGDWTSIQGNFGPRGPKLDLSKIGAYDQPHEMFADPEIDLIDICLPNDQHEEMVIAALKAGKHVLVEKPISVDLKSADRMVAAAKKAGKLLMVAHVLPFFPEFQFAAEAVASKKYGKLLAASFKRIISSPKWSGGMSDFTKLGGWGIDLHIHDNHFISLICGIPRQVFSRGFLQEGFVNHVHSNYVFDDAGLAVSAVSGGMAASGLDFAHGFELFFEEATLIYSAGTLAGQWCADRPLTVLSKGKATQPKLKGGSEWYAAFTAELQQAVVAVQTGEVPRGLSADLARSALALCHAELASVELGKPVKVS, encoded by the coding sequence ATGATTCGGATCGGTATTCTTGGTATTGGCTTTATGGGTTGGACTCACTTTGCCGGTGCGACAAAGATTCGCGAGGATGGCACGCTGGCTGGATCCAGGCTCAAAGGTGGGAGCGTGACAGCGATCTGCACACGCAGTGCAGAAAAGCTGGCCGGAGACTGGACGAGTATTCAGGGAAACTTTGGCCCGCGTGGCCCGAAGCTGGACCTCAGCAAAATTGGTGCGTACGACCAGCCCCACGAAATGTTTGCCGATCCCGAAATTGACCTGATTGATATCTGCCTTCCGAACGATCAGCACGAAGAGATGGTGATTGCCGCCCTGAAAGCGGGTAAACACGTACTGGTTGAAAAACCGATCTCGGTTGATCTGAAATCAGCAGATCGTATGGTTGCTGCTGCAAAGAAAGCCGGGAAACTGCTGATGGTGGCGCATGTGCTGCCATTCTTCCCTGAGTTTCAGTTCGCTGCGGAAGCGGTCGCCTCCAAGAAATATGGCAAGCTTCTCGCTGCCAGTTTCAAACGTATTATTTCGAGCCCCAAGTGGTCAGGAGGAATGTCTGACTTCACCAAGCTCGGCGGCTGGGGGATCGATCTGCATATCCATGACAATCATTTCATTTCCCTGATCTGCGGAATTCCACGCCAGGTCTTCTCGCGCGGGTTTTTGCAGGAAGGTTTCGTGAACCATGTGCACTCCAACTATGTCTTTGACGATGCTGGTCTGGCGGTTTCGGCAGTCAGTGGCGGGATGGCAGCTTCTGGTCTCGATTTTGCGCATGGGTTCGAGTTGTTCTTTGAGGAAGCCACACTCATTTATTCTGCCGGGACATTGGCGGGCCAGTGGTGTGCCGACAGACCTCTGACTGTCCTCTCGAAAGGAAAGGCGACACAACCCAAGCTGAAGGGAGGCAGTGAATGGTACGCCGCCTTCACAGCGGAGTTGCAACAGGCAGTCGTGGCAGTGCAAACCGGGGAAGTTCCTCGTGGCCTGTCTGCCGATCTGGCTCGAAGTGCCCTGGCGCTGTGCCATGCTGAACTGGCGAGTGTCGAGCTTGGAAAACCAGTCAAGGTTTCCTGA
- a CDS encoding carbon storage regulator, with translation MLVLSRKPGEKILIGENVTVTIVRIGPNTVRLGIEAPRDMNIVREELCTGEDSAPTTTHTIDVHHA, from the coding sequence ATGTTGGTGTTGTCACGAAAGCCAGGCGAGAAAATCCTGATCGGCGAGAATGTCACTGTGACAATCGTCCGCATTGGGCCAAACACAGTCCGCCTGGGGATTGAGGCACCGCGGGATATGAACATTGTGCGAGAAGAACTCTGCACAGGTGAAGACTCCGCTCCGACCACTACACACACAATTGATGTCCATCACGCTTAA
- a CDS encoding ligase-associated DNA damage response DEXH box helicase, whose amino-acid sequence MKPPRPGISRKSASTAEHLASSFDSKSAHGADLLQPMRDWFTSRGWQPFPFQEEVWQNYLAGESGLVHATTGTGKTYAAWGGPLLRALHEEQKLVDAGKKPSQKAPGLKVLWITPLRALAADTENALQAAVQDLNLPWLVERRTGDTSATTRRHQRERLPTALITTPESLSLLLARADAQEQLANLECVVFDEWHELLGGKRGTQAELCLARLRSWQPQLQVWGLSATLGNLEHACDVLLGRPTGQRMAAFQTTASQAYVGKIVHGATSKSYAIDSMIPPVMERFPWAGHLGVRLLPQVIERIEAARSTLVFTNTRAQTELWYQAILKARPDWAGELALHHGSLDQDVRRWVEQGLREGKLKAVVCTSSLDLGVDFSPVDQVLQVGSPKGVARLLQRAGRAGHQPGALSRVVCVPTHALELVEFAAARESLEKGHLEARIHRSKPLDVLVQHAVTVALGTGFRAENLLQEVRQSSAYHDLQADEWEWVLDFIHRGGEALRAYPDYQRVNVVDGEYRVTSQKVARQHRMAIGTIVGDASLSVVYRSGARLGTIEESFVSKMKPGDRFIFSGKLLELIRVYDMKAYVKPATGKLGPVPRWMGGRMPLSTELSKAVRNKLDEARRGLFLGPEMEAVRPILEVQADWSLIPAMGELLIETLKSREGYHYYFYPFEGRLVHEGLASLFAYRLAQRLPVTFTMAINDYGFELLATEAIDVGRAIQEGLFSEDQLEGDIEQSLNAVEMARRQFREVARISGLISQGFPGATKSTRQLQASAGLLHDVFTEYDPDNLLLRQARQEVLEQQLESNRLRETLVRLQGATIQLVELPRFTPLAFPLMVDRLRERLTSEKLEDRIRKMQIPLEKAATSRRK is encoded by the coding sequence ATGAAGCCGCCGCGGCCCGGAATCTCGCGAAAGTCAGCTTCAACGGCGGAGCATCTGGCCAGCAGTTTCGATTCAAAATCTGCCCACGGAGCCGATCTTCTGCAGCCGATGAGAGACTGGTTCACTTCCCGGGGCTGGCAGCCATTTCCTTTTCAAGAAGAAGTCTGGCAAAACTATCTGGCGGGTGAGAGTGGTTTAGTTCATGCCACCACAGGGACTGGAAAAACCTATGCCGCGTGGGGAGGCCCACTTTTACGTGCGCTTCACGAAGAGCAAAAACTCGTCGATGCGGGCAAAAAACCTTCACAGAAAGCACCGGGCCTTAAGGTTTTATGGATTACGCCACTGCGTGCTCTGGCAGCCGATACCGAAAATGCATTGCAGGCAGCTGTTCAGGATCTGAACCTCCCGTGGCTGGTGGAACGCCGGACCGGTGATACATCAGCCACAACGAGACGTCATCAGCGCGAACGATTACCCACAGCTCTGATTACCACGCCCGAAAGCCTCTCACTTCTGCTCGCTCGTGCAGATGCTCAGGAGCAATTGGCGAACCTGGAATGTGTGGTCTTCGACGAATGGCACGAGCTGCTGGGCGGAAAACGAGGCACGCAGGCTGAACTCTGCCTGGCTCGACTGAGAAGCTGGCAACCTCAGTTGCAGGTGTGGGGATTATCGGCCACGCTCGGGAATCTTGAGCATGCCTGTGATGTCTTGCTGGGGAGGCCGACTGGTCAGCGAATGGCTGCGTTTCAGACCACCGCTTCGCAGGCTTATGTGGGAAAGATTGTGCATGGCGCCACGAGTAAATCGTACGCCATTGATTCCATGATCCCACCTGTGATGGAACGATTCCCCTGGGCTGGCCATCTGGGGGTTCGTCTGTTGCCACAGGTCATCGAAAGGATCGAAGCGGCTCGTTCGACGCTGGTCTTCACCAATACTCGAGCCCAGACAGAACTTTGGTATCAGGCGATTCTGAAGGCTCGGCCCGACTGGGCGGGCGAACTGGCACTGCATCACGGTTCACTCGATCAGGATGTTCGCCGCTGGGTCGAGCAGGGGTTGCGTGAGGGAAAGTTAAAGGCTGTGGTCTGCACTTCATCGCTCGATCTGGGAGTCGATTTTTCACCTGTTGATCAGGTGCTGCAGGTGGGGAGCCCCAAAGGTGTGGCCCGTCTGCTGCAACGAGCTGGGCGGGCAGGGCATCAACCGGGGGCATTGAGCCGGGTGGTGTGTGTCCCCACTCATGCTCTGGAGCTCGTGGAGTTTGCCGCTGCTCGCGAATCGCTCGAAAAGGGCCATCTGGAGGCGAGGATCCATCGTTCAAAGCCACTCGACGTGCTTGTTCAACATGCTGTGACGGTTGCTCTGGGAACGGGCTTTCGTGCTGAGAATCTATTGCAGGAAGTCAGACAGTCGTCGGCCTACCATGATCTGCAAGCAGACGAATGGGAATGGGTTCTCGACTTTATCCATCGTGGTGGTGAGGCACTCAGGGCTTATCCTGACTATCAACGGGTCAATGTCGTCGATGGCGAGTATCGCGTGACCAGCCAGAAAGTGGCCCGTCAGCACCGCATGGCGATTGGCACAATTGTGGGAGATGCCAGTCTTTCCGTGGTGTATCGCAGTGGTGCACGATTAGGCACGATCGAGGAATCTTTTGTTTCCAAAATGAAGCCCGGAGATCGCTTTATCTTCTCGGGTAAGCTGCTCGAATTAATTCGTGTCTACGATATGAAGGCTTATGTCAAACCCGCGACTGGCAAACTCGGGCCAGTACCCCGCTGGATGGGTGGCCGCATGCCCCTTTCGACAGAACTTTCCAAAGCTGTGCGTAACAAACTGGACGAAGCACGTCGAGGTCTGTTTCTTGGCCCTGAAATGGAAGCTGTGCGGCCAATTCTTGAAGTGCAGGCTGACTGGTCACTCATACCGGCTATGGGCGAACTGCTGATCGAGACACTCAAGTCGCGTGAAGGCTACCACTATTACTTCTATCCGTTCGAAGGGCGGTTGGTGCACGAAGGTCTGGCCAGTCTGTTCGCCTATCGACTGGCTCAACGACTGCCCGTCACATTCACGATGGCGATAAATGATTATGGCTTTGAACTCCTGGCGACAGAGGCCATTGATGTTGGTAGGGCGATCCAGGAGGGATTGTTCTCGGAAGATCAACTCGAGGGAGATATTGAACAGAGTCTGAATGCCGTCGAAATGGCCAGGCGGCAATTTCGAGAAGTCGCCAGAATTAGTGGGTTGATTTCTCAGGGCTTTCCCGGTGCGACCAAATCGACCAGGCAGCTGCAGGCATCGGCTGGTTTACTGCACGATGTCTTTACCGAATATGATCCCGACAATCTGCTGCTCAGGCAGGCTCGGCAAGAAGTCCTCGAACAGCAACTGGAATCGAATCGACTGCGGGAAACATTAGTTCGATTGCAGGGAGCCACCATTCAGCTTGTGGAACTTCCGCGATTTACTCCACTGGCATTTCCACTGATGGTGGACCGTTTGCGCGAGCGATTAACCAGTGAAAAGCTCGAAGATCGCATTCGCAAAATGCAGATTCCGCTGGAGAAAGCCGCTACCTCCCGCCGGAAGTGA
- a CDS encoding VWA domain-containing protein — protein sequence MTTPQRAVTEPVIQVSQGAARQSALVGWLLSGCLHLIAIVLLLFVIQGQSVERVGFGNGAEGPPGLVMVDASDGGLTQEAAPSEIGNGNRPLRTAAGSSGTGREVQSTELPADVPPVPLSLPKAGAAGLGSARGNLASEFSPTAGTGNSGTGLTGTGTSGDLRDLIEGTGTRKPGTGLGAATPGTSFMGIKDQGSRVVFVIDCSGSMTNYNAMRVAKTALVSSLQALDTGQQFQIIFYNDSPTFLKGTSRDGKASLWFATEINKTLATQQISAVQPDRGTQHLPALKLALKFSPEVIYFLTDADEPELTSIERKELIRLNQGRSRIHTIEFGQGPELKTENFLKKVARENGGSYRYEDVTRFTSR from the coding sequence ATGACGACCCCTCAAAGAGCTGTGACCGAACCAGTAATTCAGGTCTCACAGGGAGCAGCCAGACAAAGTGCGCTGGTAGGCTGGCTCCTTTCCGGCTGTCTCCATCTGATCGCTATCGTCCTGCTCCTCTTTGTCATTCAAGGACAAAGTGTTGAACGCGTTGGTTTCGGCAATGGTGCTGAAGGTCCACCCGGTCTCGTAATGGTGGATGCCAGTGATGGTGGGTTGACGCAAGAAGCCGCACCATCAGAAATTGGAAATGGGAATCGGCCATTACGAACGGCAGCAGGGAGCAGCGGGACTGGTCGCGAAGTTCAATCGACAGAACTCCCGGCTGATGTACCACCAGTTCCACTCTCCTTGCCGAAAGCTGGTGCAGCAGGACTGGGTTCTGCCCGCGGCAACCTCGCCTCAGAGTTCTCTCCCACGGCGGGAACTGGCAATAGTGGAACCGGCCTGACAGGGACAGGAACCAGTGGTGATCTGCGGGATCTGATCGAAGGGACAGGAACACGAAAACCGGGAACTGGCCTCGGTGCTGCCACACCTGGCACCAGCTTCATGGGGATCAAAGATCAGGGAAGCCGGGTCGTGTTTGTGATCGATTGCTCGGGAAGCATGACCAACTACAACGCGATGCGAGTCGCGAAGACGGCACTGGTCAGCAGCTTGCAGGCACTTGATACCGGGCAGCAGTTCCAGATCATTTTTTACAACGACAGCCCGACGTTTTTGAAAGGGACCAGCCGCGACGGAAAGGCCAGCTTGTGGTTTGCAACCGAGATCAACAAAACTCTGGCAACACAGCAAATCAGTGCGGTTCAGCCCGACCGGGGAACACAACATCTGCCGGCACTGAAGCTCGCTCTCAAGTTTTCTCCTGAGGTGATCTATTTCCTCACAGATGCGGATGAACCCGAGTTAACATCGATTGAGCGGAAAGAACTGATTCGGTTGAATCAAGGTCGCAGCCGCATTCATACGATTGAGTTCGGTCAAGGGCCGGAGTTGAAGACGGAGAACTTCCTCAAGAAAGTCGCTCGCGAGAACGGAGGAAGCTATCGATATGAAGATGTCACCCGCTTCACTTCCCGATAA
- a CDS encoding tetratricopeptide repeat protein, which yields MKMSPASLPDNRIADWQEARGVNFDVSSWIIRSFLIIWLIAAGTVLLGNSQAEAIDRVVLQQPAGGGQIAITGTILDYTGESITIRPRQGGTIARHVSSDVIEVTTEYLPEHQLAIDLMSRGDWKAARAQLTATVEKEDRLWVRRIILSQLVRCAAALDEPLAAGRYFAALVQSDPQTIHAHVAPLDWTDQIPDEPLLLQAQQWLKSSHRLTRLLGASHLIRDNSLGPQAVAELQIILRSDEIAARTLAQGQLWKHRLNALELTSTEVARWEETIRSWPDRLQPGAWTVIARGHEHFGQWPQAAAAWIRLPVAFPDVDALAAYAGLRGAIAFQEAGQLAAARTMGEEISQRFASTRHGKDATNWLKTLK from the coding sequence ATGAAGATGTCACCCGCTTCACTTCCCGATAATCGCATCGCTGACTGGCAAGAAGCTCGAGGCGTAAACTTCGACGTCTCCTCTTGGATAATCAGATCCTTTCTGATCATCTGGCTGATAGCGGCAGGAACAGTCCTTCTGGGAAATAGTCAAGCTGAGGCCATCGATCGGGTCGTCCTGCAGCAGCCTGCAGGTGGCGGACAGATTGCGATTACCGGCACAATTCTCGACTACACCGGCGAATCGATCACCATTCGGCCCCGACAAGGCGGGACGATTGCCAGGCATGTCTCCAGCGATGTCATCGAAGTGACCACGGAGTATCTGCCAGAGCATCAACTCGCCATTGATCTGATGTCCCGCGGCGATTGGAAAGCTGCTCGGGCCCAGTTGACCGCCACGGTTGAAAAGGAAGACCGTCTGTGGGTTCGCCGGATCATCCTCTCGCAACTGGTCCGTTGTGCCGCTGCCCTCGATGAGCCTTTGGCTGCGGGACGATATTTTGCAGCTCTGGTGCAAAGCGATCCACAGACCATTCATGCTCACGTCGCACCGCTCGACTGGACAGATCAGATTCCCGATGAACCGTTGTTGTTACAAGCCCAGCAGTGGTTGAAAAGTTCGCATCGATTGACGCGACTGCTGGGAGCCAGTCATCTGATACGAGATAACAGTCTCGGCCCGCAGGCTGTGGCTGAACTGCAGATCATCCTGAGATCCGACGAAATCGCGGCTCGCACTTTGGCTCAAGGGCAACTTTGGAAGCACCGCTTGAATGCACTGGAATTGACCAGCACCGAGGTCGCTCGCTGGGAAGAAACGATCCGGTCATGGCCTGATCGATTGCAACCCGGAGCCTGGACTGTCATTGCCCGAGGGCACGAACATTTTGGTCAGTGGCCACAGGCAGCAGCCGCCTGGATCCGACTGCCGGTGGCTTTTCCAGATGTCGATGCCTTGGCAGCTTATGCAGGTCTGCGCGGTGCCATCGCTTTCCAGGAAGCAGGACAGCTCGCCGCTGCCAGAACCATGGGCGAAGAAATCAGCCAGCGGTTCGCCTCGACCCGACACGGGAAAGACGCCACCAACTGGCTGAAAACTCTAAAATAG
- a CDS encoding lactate racemase domain-containing protein yields MPNHQNSRSQSSAGGEYQLPRMARLKQQFQRPQEPDLRQAVFRELAALHLEKKIAPGQTVAITAGSRGISGIDVIIKGVVEFIQSLDGLPFIIPAMGSHGGATAEGQLAVLAGYGITPATMGCEIRSSMATSVVGETMDGIPIHVDQHALAADHVLVVNRIKPHTGFVGEIESGLHKMLLIGLGKHLGATVYHQAIVRSSFRKIWQEVAPIVISKAKVLAGLGIVENAFDETALIAGVPVEEFAEKEAELLKLAKAYLPRLPFREIDLLIVDQIGKNISGTGMDTNIVGRKYNDHAATPQDDVSIRRIFVRGLTAATHGNATGIGIAEFTNHRTVASIDREITQINCVTASHPTGAMIPASYQTDRQAIQEALKTIGWVPPHLAKVIQIRDTLHLGELLVSEAFAPELIKHDQIQQMTDWEEMEFDQDDNLRDLLPGE; encoded by the coding sequence TTGCCCAATCACCAGAATTCTCGCAGCCAATCATCTGCTGGTGGGGAGTATCAACTTCCCCGCATGGCCAGGCTGAAACAGCAGTTTCAAAGGCCGCAAGAGCCCGATCTTCGCCAGGCGGTCTTTCGCGAACTTGCGGCTCTGCACCTCGAAAAAAAGATCGCTCCGGGCCAGACAGTGGCCATAACGGCAGGCAGCCGAGGGATCTCGGGCATTGATGTCATCATCAAAGGAGTCGTCGAATTCATTCAAAGCCTGGACGGACTCCCCTTCATCATACCGGCCATGGGGAGCCATGGCGGTGCCACTGCTGAAGGACAACTCGCAGTTCTCGCGGGCTATGGGATCACCCCTGCGACCATGGGTTGTGAGATTCGCTCCTCCATGGCCACGAGCGTTGTCGGAGAGACGATGGACGGGATTCCCATTCATGTCGATCAACACGCACTGGCCGCTGATCATGTCCTGGTTGTGAATCGCATCAAGCCTCACACCGGGTTTGTGGGAGAAATTGAATCGGGCCTGCACAAGATGCTGCTGATCGGCCTGGGCAAACATCTGGGGGCGACGGTCTATCACCAGGCGATTGTCCGTTCGAGCTTCCGCAAGATCTGGCAGGAAGTGGCCCCCATAGTCATTTCCAAAGCCAAAGTCTTAGCAGGCTTAGGGATTGTCGAGAATGCCTTCGATGAAACGGCCCTCATCGCTGGTGTCCCTGTCGAAGAGTTTGCCGAAAAAGAAGCAGAACTCTTGAAGCTGGCCAAAGCCTACCTTCCCCGATTGCCTTTTCGAGAGATCGACCTGCTCATTGTCGACCAGATCGGAAAAAACATCAGTGGAACAGGCATGGATACGAATATTGTGGGCCGCAAGTACAACGATCATGCGGCTACTCCTCAAGATGATGTGTCGATCCGCAGGATTTTTGTGCGTGGATTAACCGCCGCGACGCATGGCAACGCAACGGGAATTGGCATTGCCGAATTCACCAATCATCGCACCGTCGCGAGCATCGATCGGGAAATCACTCAGATCAATTGTGTAACAGCCAGCCACCCCACCGGGGCCATGATCCCTGCCTCGTATCAAACCGACCGACAGGCCATTCAGGAAGCACTGAAAACGATTGGCTGGGTGCCACCTCATCTGGCGAAAGTCATTCAGATCCGTGATACGCTGCATCTGGGTGAGTTATTAGTGAGCGAAGCCTTTGCCCCGGAGCTGATCAAGCATGATCAAATTCAACAGATGACGGATTGGGAAGAGATGGAGTTTGATCAGGACGATAATCTGCGAGATCTTCTGCCGGGCGAGTGA
- a CDS encoding HD domain-containing protein, whose protein sequence is MKSETLPDPQHVIEQVAHKVRQLLEHDASGHDWWHIERVRHVALQLAQKEGADAFVVELAALLHDIGDWKNQTDGQDRGAELSRVWLEEFGLSPETVQHVADIIEGISFKGAGVATEMPTLEGKCVQDADRLDAIGAIGIGRAFAFGGSRGRPMHDPEVKPELHQSFEDYKRKSGATLNHFTEKLLLLKERMQTPSGRVWAEQRHQFTEEFYNRFLAEWDSRDMA, encoded by the coding sequence ATGAAAAGCGAAACCCTTCCCGACCCACAGCATGTCATCGAACAGGTGGCACACAAAGTTCGACAACTGCTCGAACATGACGCGAGTGGTCATGACTGGTGGCATATCGAACGGGTGCGCCACGTTGCCTTACAGTTGGCACAAAAAGAAGGTGCCGATGCGTTTGTCGTCGAACTCGCTGCCCTGCTGCACGACATCGGAGACTGGAAGAATCAGACCGATGGACAGGATCGGGGGGCAGAACTTTCGCGCGTATGGCTGGAAGAATTCGGACTCTCGCCAGAGACCGTTCAACATGTCGCCGACATCATTGAAGGGATCTCATTCAAAGGAGCCGGTGTCGCTACAGAAATGCCAACACTGGAAGGAAAGTGCGTGCAGGACGCTGATCGACTTGATGCGATTGGAGCGATTGGCATTGGTCGAGCTTTTGCCTTCGGCGGATCGCGCGGCCGACCCATGCACGATCCCGAAGTCAAACCAGAACTGCACCAGTCGTTTGAAGACTACAAACGGAAAAGCGGTGCCACGCTCAATCATTTCACCGAGAAGCTGCTGCTCCTCAAAGAGCGCATGCAGACTCCCAGCGGACGAGTTTGGGCCGAACAACGGCATCAATTCACCGAAGAGTTTTACAATCGCTTCCTCGCCGAATGGGATTCTCGCGACATGGCCTGA
- a CDS encoding RNA polymerase sigma factor, translated as MSPTMPRIDVPQDTSDDFDSSGCEARLVESARSGNEDAFAELVHRYQRRVQRVIGRFVSDDETVADLTQETFLRAFVRLSQFDPSRRFGPWLFQIGVNLTLDHLRQKKRRIWWSLFSQTGQEKSPDPEMADPRVKLDLQQEVQTVLEQIPEKYRTVLVLRDLENFSTSEIAAVLGRTEATIRWRLSEARQRFSILWAKRSTLAGTTLPGFADDGTAASSEAEVE; from the coding sequence ATGAGCCCAACCATGCCGCGGATTGACGTTCCGCAAGACACGAGTGACGACTTCGATTCCAGCGGCTGTGAAGCTCGACTGGTGGAGTCTGCACGCAGTGGCAACGAGGACGCTTTCGCCGAACTGGTGCATCGCTACCAGCGGCGGGTACAGCGGGTCATTGGCCGCTTTGTTTCGGACGACGAAACTGTCGCCGATCTGACGCAGGAAACCTTCCTGCGCGCCTTTGTGCGGCTCTCTCAGTTTGACCCCTCGCGGCGGTTTGGGCCATGGCTCTTCCAGATTGGAGTGAACCTGACGCTCGACCATTTGCGGCAGAAAAAACGCCGCATCTGGTGGTCGCTCTTCAGCCAGACTGGTCAGGAGAAATCTCCTGACCCGGAGATGGCCGATCCTCGGGTGAAGCTCGATTTGCAGCAGGAAGTGCAGACTGTGCTGGAGCAGATTCCAGAAAAGTACCGCACGGTTCTGGTTCTGCGAGATCTGGAAAACTTTTCGACATCCGAAATTGCCGCTGTCCTCGGAAGAACCGAAGCGACGATTCGCTGGAGGCTGTCTGAGGCCCGGCAGCGATTCAGTATCTTGTGGGCCAAACGCAGCACTTTGGCAGGTACAACTTTGCCCGGCTTTGCCGATGATGGTACGGCGGCTTCCTCGGAAGCAGAAGTGGAGTGA
- a CDS encoding aldose epimerase family protein: MTTLLGCPGQPLKTTPTDPTKSATSSTTADPAEAAAMKGQPMLTVQSEPYGTTPEGAAITQYTLQNESGMKVSLINLGATVTSVEVPDREGKLANVTLNFPDLDGYLKNGPYFGGICGRFANRIANARFTLEGNEYNLFKNNGEHTLHGGKTGFNKLVWKAAPFETPGSAGVTFELVSPDGDEGYPGQLAVRVSYALNTKNELAISYEATTDKATVLNLTNHCYWNLAGAGNGTVLGEILELKCEKYLPVDEGGIPTGELVAVNGTAMDFSKPHAIGDAIAQTVNGHGGYDHCYVVNGTPGELRPAAKVIDPSSGRGMEILTTEPGIQFYTGNFLNGTAENGNAVQHGAFCLEAQHFPDSPNRPEFPTTTLKPGETYKQTTIHRFFVEPAAK, translated from the coding sequence TTGACCACACTGCTGGGTTGTCCCGGACAACCTCTGAAAACAACTCCTACCGACCCCACAAAGTCGGCCACATCATCCACCACTGCTGACCCGGCTGAAGCCGCCGCCATGAAAGGCCAACCGATGCTGACTGTGCAATCCGAGCCTTACGGAACAACACCAGAAGGAGCTGCGATTACACAGTACACGCTCCAAAACGAATCCGGAATGAAAGTCTCGCTGATCAATCTGGGGGCCACAGTCACCTCTGTCGAAGTGCCGGATCGTGAAGGCAAACTGGCCAATGTGACGCTGAATTTCCCCGACCTGGATGGCTACCTCAAAAATGGCCCTTACTTTGGAGGAATCTGCGGCCGGTTCGCCAATCGAATCGCCAATGCCCGCTTTACTCTTGAAGGAAACGAATACAACCTCTTCAAGAACAATGGCGAACACACACTTCACGGCGGCAAAACAGGCTTCAACAAACTGGTCTGGAAAGCTGCTCCGTTTGAGACCCCAGGCTCTGCCGGTGTCACCTTTGAGCTGGTAAGCCCCGATGGAGATGAAGGATATCCCGGTCAACTGGCGGTTCGAGTCTCATATGCACTCAACACCAAGAACGAACTTGCCATCAGCTATGAAGCAACCACGGATAAAGCCACCGTTCTGAATCTGACCAATCACTGTTACTGGAATCTGGCTGGTGCCGGGAATGGCACAGTTCTGGGCGAGATCCTCGAATTGAAGTGCGAAAAATACCTCCCCGTCGATGAAGGTGGGATTCCCACGGGAGAACTGGTTGCCGTCAACGGGACAGCGATGGATTTCTCCAAGCCCCACGCCATCGGCGATGCGATCGCCCAGACGGTCAATGGCCACGGTGGATACGACCACTGCTATGTGGTCAATGGGACTCCCGGCGAGTTGCGTCCTGCCGCTAAAGTGATTGACCCTTCTTCAGGCCGAGGGATGGAAATTCTGACAACCGAACCAGGGATTCAGTTCTACACAGGGAATTTCCTCAATGGCACGGCCGAAAACGGGAACGCCGTCCAACATGGTGCCTTCTGCCTCGAAGCGCAGCACTTTCCCGATTCACCGAATCGTCCAGAGTTCCCCACAACGACACTCAAGCCAGGTGAAACCTACAAGCAGACGACCATTCATCGCTTCTTTGTCGAACCTGCGGCCAAGTAG